The following are encoded together in the Bradysia coprophila strain Holo2 unplaced genomic scaffold, BU_Bcop_v1 contig_87, whole genome shotgun sequence genome:
- the LOC119084700 gene encoding protein C10: protein MSYLTNFTVETGRAILCEIIKTVNQPENSKTISLAKASAGKEMIAMMQLVFPLVMKIQMEVITNFGFPGTREGLVQFEQLVREIERDDAEISRLRSQIRAIYLPPIAINPVNDVLI, encoded by the exons ATGTCTTACTTAACCAATTTTACGGTTGAAACTGGCAGAGCCATTTTATGCGAAATTATCAAAACAGTTAATCAACCGGAAAATTCAAAGACAATATCATTAGCGAAAGCTTCAGCTGGAAAGGAAATGATCGCAATGATGCAGCTCGTTTTCCCATTggtaatgaaaattcaaatggaAGTGATTACGAATTTCGGCTTTCCAG GTACGAGAGAAGGTCTTGTTCAATTCGAGCAGTTGGTACGTGAAATTGAACGGGACGATGCAGAAATATCACGGCTTCGATCTCAGATACGAGCTATTTATCTTCCACCGATTGCTATCAATCCAGTGAACGATGTTTTGATCTAA
- the LOC119084702 gene encoding uncharacterized protein LOC119084702, with protein MEQSATSNKSESTNPALVNYKDEEKLMSESLYRNLHVLCRFYEPSAEFLLIFQPHMFIKSNPKAFIVVIHFIFNCLDTTEFNKRFRWPVFDKAAETVFRKAALDYMNHLNVTHQLGLETLKLSNIHIPGGLKFIKIIHKFTYLAMKLELNKPEHGPLPNVQNIPDGDDMLAKLEQYVDRGMDYAMRLQGQSEKLSKKIDEMHAMMEAFLHPTTESNKQKSCCACMQQKWKENLDCVARDAVAPQLEAMNLLSKNTVQLDQLLTKLFVEKKENIVEYDRQQLMVAQNCLKRRYPDSVQEIDGIVEGGIINFANLFKVFSMLLPTMTNKFKTVKDKDIEAIEYELNGVVEYDEIATKYLDTFNDYKDMLQPFKEKEMENYLQFCHDNFNLQFEPLKTPFVARQLDVNGMRNRLGLIDDAKKKTQLFKKPSMRGTAKRTAMLQTSSCSTLGGYKTHSAAMQLLAKPKSRSNTSMSLLSLPNMSNFGRFSTPKFSSTMSSSAATNRLQPEMKISPVFPMTPTGVLKNVTETTSIMSPNGISVVRKVSTSSVMHLNQPHIRSPTRRFYVTNISPEFAAMMESDADLDKIINEHRMDRVDTEWTNGRRLEMVSEGLEDTNDGSTFHVASLQTDQDGVELISNVSDSVLNDILSE; from the exons ATGGAGCAATCAGCCACTAGCAACAAAAGCGAATCAACAAATCCCGCATTGGTCAATTACAAAGACGAAGAGAAGCTAATGAGCGAGTCTTTGTATAGAAATCTACATGTTCTTTGCCGGTTCTATGAACCATCGGCAGAATTTCTGTTGATCTTTCAACCG CACATGTTCATCAAATCGAATCCGAAAGCATTTATTGTCGTGATTCATTTCATATTCAATTGTTTGGACACAACGGAGTTCAACAAAAGATTCCGTTGGCCCGTTTTCGATAAAGCAGCAGAAACGGTTTTCCGTAAGGCCGCATTGGATTATATGAATCACTTGAATGTCACACATCAGTTAGGCCTGGAAACATTGAAATTGTCAAACATTCATATACCCGGCGGTCTGAAATTTATCAAGATCATCCACAAATTTACATATTTGGCTATGAAGCTGGAGCTCAATAAGCCTGAACATGGGCCTCTACCGAATGTGCA AAATATTCCCGATGGAGATGATATGTTAGCTAAGCTGGAACAGTATGTCGATCGAGGAATGGATTACGCAAT GAGGCTTCAAGGTCAATCGGAAAAATTGTCTAAGAAAATCGACGAGATGCACGCGATGATGGAAGCATTCTTGCATCCAACCACCGAATCGAATAAACAGAAATCATGCTGTGCATGCATGCAACAGAAATGGAAAGAGAATTTGGATTGTGTTGCACGAGATGCTGTTGCACCGCAACTGGAAGCCATGAATTTGTTGAGCAAAAATACCGTTCAGCTGGACCAACTTCTAACCAAATTGTTTGTggagaaaaaggaaaacattgtCGAATACGATAGACAACAGCTGATGGTTGCGCAGAACTGTCTGAAGAGACGCTATCCGGATTCCGTGCAAGAGATCGATGGAATCGTGGAAGGAGGCATCATCAATTTTGCCAATTTATTCAAAGTGTTTTCGATGCTGCTCCCCACTAtgacaaacaaattcaaaacagTTAAGGATAAGGACATCGAGGCTATAGAATACGAATTGAACGGAGTTGTAGAGTATGATGAGATTGCTACTAAATACCTTGACACCTTCAACGACTATAAGGATATGCTTCAACCGTTTAAGGAGaaggaaatggaaaattatctGCAATTTTGCCACGATAACTTCAATTTGCAATTTGAACCATTGAAAACTCCATTTGTTGCGCGACAGCTCGATGTCAATGGAATGCGTAACCGGCTGGGATTGATTGATGATGCAAAGAAGAAAACTCAATTGTTCAAGAAACCTTCGATGCGAGGAACGGCCAAGAGGACCGCAATGCTACAGACTTCGTCATGTTCCACCCTAGGCGGTTACAAGACTCACAGCGCAGCCATGCAATTACTAGCGAAACCAAAGTCCCGCTCAAATACGTCCATGTCATTGCTGTCATTGCCGAATATGTCCAATTTCGGTAGATTCAGCACACCAAAATTTTCGTCGACCATGTCGTCGTCTGCGGCCACAAACAGGCTTCAAcccgaaatgaaaatttcgccAGTGTTTCCAATGACACCTACGGGagtattgaaaaatgttacgGAAACTACGTCAATTATGTCGCCGAATGGAATTTCAGTTGTACGGAAAGTATCAACCAGTTCCGTTATGCACTTGAATCAGCCGCACATTCGTTCACCGACGCGACGCTTTTatgtaacaaatatttcacCGGAATTTGCTGCTATGATGGAATCG GACGCAGATCTAGATAAAATCATCAATGAGCACAGAATGGACCGGGTCGACACCGAATGGACGAATGGACGTCGTTTGGAAATGGTGAGCGAAGGTCTCGAAGACACAAATGATGGCTCTACTTTTCATGTTGCAAGTCTCCAAACCGATCAGGATGGTGTTGAATTGATTAGCAACGTCAGTGACTCCGTACTGAATGATATTTTGAGTGAATAA
- the LOC119084703 gene encoding ketosamine-3-kinase-like, whose protein sequence is MNIETKIQLALDTKLCTKVIGKGGGGCINSGECYEIDGNKLIFVKTCSKTNAEEIIAGEFESLLTIQRTKQISVPDPLSVIRENDQQVSLIMSYIDMKSLNQLQAELGERLAKLHLHNRQVMERRTHDAGYVGSSKTAAETPVTEFGFHCVTNCGAIAQNNEWHKDWITFFARNRLDHQIRLIEAKYNDREVNELWSELQLKLTTFFKPFTDQSIEIQPSLLHGDLWSGNVCESNNQPYIFDPCCFYGHSEYDLAIGEMFGGFRPAFRQRYESVIGRADGAEKRSELYQLFHYLNHWNHFGGGYRSQSLSLLKKLNRM, encoded by the exons ATGAATATTGAAACTAAAATACAGCTCGCCCTAGACACTAAACTCTGTACAAAAGTAATCGGAAAAGGTGGCGGAGGATGTATAAATTCCGGCGAATGCTACGAAATCGATGGTAACAAATTGATCTTTGTAAAGACTTGCTCGAAAACGAATGCAGAAGAAATTATTGCCGGTGAATTTGAGTCATTGCTAACGATTCAACGAACCAAACAGATTAGTGTACCCGATCCACTCAGTGTAATACGAGAGAACGATCAACAAGTTTCACTAATAATGTCTTACATTGACATGAAATCGCTGAACCAGCTTCAAGCGGAGTTGGGCGAACGTTTGGCCAAATTACATTTGCATAATCGCCAAGTAATGGAGCGACGAACCCACGATGCTGGCTATGTTGGTTCGAGTAAAACTGCAGCGGAAACTCCCGTTACAGAATTCGGTTTTCATTGTGTCACAAACTGTGGTGCAATAGCACAAAACAATGAATGGCACAAGGATTGGATAACATTTTTCGCTCGCAATCGCCTGGATCATCAAATTCGATTAATCGAAGCGAAGTACAATGACCGTGAGGTGAACGAACTGTGGTCGGAATTGCAATTGAAACTTACGACATTTTTCAAACCTTTCACCGATCAATCAATCGAAATTCAGCCCAGCTTACTGCACGGGGATCTGTG GTCGGGTAACGTGTGCGAATCAAACAATCAACCGTACATCTTTGATCCGTGCTGCTTTTACGGCCACTCTGAGTATGATTTAGCAATTGGTGAAATGTTTGGTGGCTTTCGTCCGGCATTTCGTCAACGTTATGAGAGTGTCATTGGAAGGGCGGATGGTGCGGAGAAGCGTAGCGAACTTTATCAATTGTTTCACTACTTGAATCACTGGAACCATTTCGGTGGAGGATATCGTAGTCAATCGTTGagtttattaaagaaattgaatcGGATGTAG